A window of the Parabacteroides merdae ATCC 43184 genome harbors these coding sequences:
- a CDS encoding MraY family glycosyltransferase: MDILHFIEFAFIVIVGWTLSAMVLPRISLVSFRRRLFDSVDERKLHTAHIPRLGGIAFFPCITVTVSLAIIGYNLWQGYNILDMDLTNRLLSMLCCLFILYLIGMMDDLIGVRYRSKFVVQILCGILLVISGLCFDNLYGLFGIYVIPYYIGVPFTVFVIVYILNAINLIDGIDGLASGLSIISFLAFSCMFIHLQWWMYAFISLAAFSVLLPFFYYNVYGKIYRGRKIFMGDTGSLTIGMLLAVMVIRLSMSDPVKESAFPGSIVIAFSFLIVPMFDVIRVVIHRLRNGKNPFLPDRNHIHHKFIALGMSQRKAMVSIIIMAAFFALGNCFLIHCLSVTNLFLLDVAVWTVIHCYITMKIKRKHKVE, from the coding sequence GTGGACATTCTTCATTTTATCGAATTTGCCTTTATAGTCATAGTCGGCTGGACATTGAGTGCGATGGTCCTGCCTCGCATTTCGTTGGTCTCTTTCCGACGTCGCCTGTTCGACTCAGTGGACGAACGTAAGTTGCATACTGCCCATATACCAAGGTTAGGCGGTATCGCCTTTTTCCCTTGTATCACAGTTACGGTTTCGCTTGCCATTATCGGTTACAACCTTTGGCAGGGCTATAACATACTCGACATGGACTTGACGAACCGTCTGCTTTCCATGCTCTGTTGTCTGTTCATACTTTATCTTATAGGTATGATGGATGACCTTATCGGTGTACGTTACCGTTCCAAATTTGTAGTGCAAATACTTTGTGGCATACTGTTGGTGATTTCCGGGTTATGCTTCGACAACCTATACGGGTTGTTCGGTATTTATGTCATACCTTATTACATAGGAGTGCCGTTCACAGTATTCGTCATCGTCTATATCCTGAACGCCATCAATTTGATAGACGGCATTGACGGACTTGCCTCTGGGTTGAGTATTATCTCATTCCTCGCTTTCAGCTGCATGTTCATCCATTTGCAATGGTGGATGTATGCCTTTATCAGTCTAGCTGCTTTCAGTGTGTTATTGCCGTTCTTTTATTATAACGTATACGGTAAGATATATCGGGGACGCAAGATCTTTATGGGTGATACCGGTTCGCTCACTATCGGGATGCTGCTGGCAGTGATGGTCATCCGTCTGAGTATGTCCGATCCAGTGAAAGAGAGTGCCTTTCCCGGTAGCATTGTGATAGCTTTTTCTTTTTTGATTGTACCAATGTTTGATGTGATACGTGTGGTTATTCACCGGTTGCGTAACGGTAAAAATCCATTTCTTCCAGACCGGAATCATATCCACCATAAATTTATAGCCTTAGGAATGTCCCAACGTAAAGCTATGGTAAGCATTATTATTATGGCAGCTTTTTTTGCATTGGGAAATTGTTTTTTGATTCATTGCCTTTCCGTAACAAACTTGTTTCTGTTGGATGTGGCTGTTTGGACGGTGATTCATTGCTACATAACTATGAAAATCAAACGAAAACATAAAGTAGAATAA
- a CDS encoding polysaccharide biosynthesis/export family protein, with the protein MKFHLIKLCFLCVLLVSCNTSKEIVYFQDIVVNQPEAIIGARDITVQPKDQISIMVSSKDPQLAALFNLTRVQYRAGSSDLRSGNINGEISGYTLDDKGNIDFPVVGTLHIAGMTKSQIATLVKKRLMEENLVNDPVVTVEFMNLYFSVLGEVKTPGKYAITKDQITLLEAISMAGDLSIYGKRDAIFVIREENGERVTHWVDIRSKDLFNSPVYYLKQNDVVYVQPNKVRAGQSTINENSVKSVSLWISIGSLLSSLGVLLFK; encoded by the coding sequence ATGAAATTTCATTTAATTAAATTATGTTTCTTGTGTGTCTTATTGGTGTCCTGCAATACCTCCAAAGAAATTGTCTATTTTCAAGATATCGTAGTTAATCAACCCGAGGCGATTATCGGGGCACGGGATATTACCGTACAACCCAAAGACCAGATTTCCATTATGGTGTCCAGTAAGGATCCGCAATTGGCGGCTCTGTTTAATTTGACACGGGTGCAATACCGTGCCGGATCTTCTGATTTACGTTCTGGCAACATCAATGGAGAAATATCAGGTTACACATTGGATGATAAGGGGAACATTGATTTTCCTGTTGTCGGAACATTGCATATTGCCGGTATGACCAAGAGCCAGATTGCCACCCTGGTAAAAAAAAGGCTGATGGAAGAGAATCTGGTAAACGATCCGGTAGTTACAGTTGAGTTTATGAACCTTTATTTCTCCGTGTTGGGCGAGGTGAAAACTCCAGGTAAATATGCCATTACAAAAGATCAGATTACCCTTTTGGAAGCCATCAGTATGGCGGGTGACCTAAGCATCTACGGAAAGCGAGATGCGATATTTGTCATCCGTGAAGAAAACGGCGAGCGTGTAACCCATTGGGTGGATATCCGCTCGAAAGATCTGTTTAATTCACCGGTGTATTATCTGAAACAGAATGATGTGGTGTATGTACAGCCCAACAAGGTACGTGCCGGACAAAGCACCATTAATGAGAACAGTGTAAAATCGGTATCGTTGTGGATCAGTATCGGTTCGCTCCTATCCTCGCTGGGTGTTTTGCTGTTCAAGTAA
- a CDS encoding GumC family protein: MIKNRTNTGKPTDDFIRIQDLWGMFIPKWYWFATSLFVALATASLYLLSTPNVYTRTAAILIKDDSKNNSPASAMNEFADMGIFKSNTNINNELLTLKSPTLMTEVVKRLGLNEIYTIRRGLKRIELYKSSPILVTYLFDNKKSVSFDIEVGAQNKFYLSNFIVAGEETGERFEGIIGDSIQTSAGTLAISLTSQYENFFTGSTIQYSKEPADMVADSYTQKLWAELGNEDATIINLSIDDASVQKAEDILNTLIEVYNEKWIQDKNQIAVSTSRFIGERLGVIENELGHVDENISNYKSEHLLPDVQAASSLYMSQSAENKKEIQTLTNQLATAQFIRRELGGKEMNQPLPTNSGIANVNIESQIGEYNKMVLDRNRLIANSSEKNPLVKDLGNSMQSMKRTILQSVDNLIVSLNTQIRSIRQQEATTTQQLASNPSQAKYLLSVERQQKVKEELYLYLLQKREENELSQAFTAYNTRMITAPRGSALPTAPNKKNILLVALALGLLVPAVIIFMQENMNTKVRGKKDLENLSVPYLGEIPLYFRNKKKKNKFSEYAIVVEEGNRNIINEAFRVLRSNVDFMKSKNTEQKVFIETSFNPGSGKSFLSMNIAMSFAIKGKKVLVIDGDLRHGTVSAYVGSPKKGLSDYLGNKEVVWNELLVIDKKYPNLHIIPVGTIPPNPTELLEDGSLATLMQDLRDEYDYIFIDCPPIDIVADTQIIEQYADRTLFVVRAGLLDRSLLPELESIYQEKRFKNLSVILNGTESTGGRYGYRYGYHNGYDSYYGNTK, encoded by the coding sequence ATGATAAAGAATAGAACGAACACAGGCAAACCTACCGATGATTTTATACGGATACAAGATTTATGGGGTATGTTTATCCCGAAATGGTATTGGTTTGCCACTTCCTTGTTCGTTGCGTTGGCAACGGCATCATTATATTTGTTGAGTACTCCTAATGTCTATACCCGGACGGCTGCCATTTTAATTAAGGATGACTCCAAGAACAATTCTCCGGCAAGTGCAATGAATGAGTTTGCAGATATGGGTATTTTTAAATCAAACACCAATATCAACAACGAACTGCTCACCTTGAAATCCCCTACGCTGATGACAGAGGTGGTGAAGCGTTTGGGGCTAAATGAGATATATACTATTCGTAGGGGCTTAAAAAGAATAGAATTATATAAATCAAGCCCGATATTGGTGACTTATCTTTTTGATAATAAAAAAAGTGTAAGTTTTGATATAGAAGTTGGTGCACAAAACAAGTTTTATCTTTCAAACTTTATCGTTGCTGGAGAAGAAACTGGGGAACGGTTTGAAGGAATTATAGGAGATTCCATTCAAACATCAGCAGGAACATTGGCCATCAGCTTAACTTCTCAATATGAGAATTTTTTTACAGGCAGCACTATTCAATATAGTAAAGAACCGGCTGATATGGTGGCAGACAGCTATACGCAAAAATTGTGGGCTGAATTAGGCAATGAAGATGCCACCATTATTAATTTGAGCATTGATGATGCTTCTGTGCAAAAGGCAGAAGATATTTTGAATACACTGATTGAGGTTTATAACGAGAAATGGATCCAGGACAAGAACCAGATAGCAGTAAGTACCTCACGGTTTATCGGTGAACGTTTGGGCGTGATTGAAAACGAATTGGGTCATGTGGATGAGAATATCTCCAACTACAAGAGTGAACATCTGTTGCCGGACGTACAAGCCGCTTCCAGTCTGTATATGAGCCAGTCTGCTGAGAATAAAAAAGAAATTCAGACACTCACCAACCAGCTTGCGACGGCTCAATTTATTCGCCGCGAATTGGGGGGGAAAGAGATGAACCAGCCTTTGCCAACCAACTCCGGTATAGCCAACGTAAATATCGAAAGTCAAATCGGAGAATACAACAAGATGGTGTTGGATCGCAACCGGCTGATAGCCAACAGTAGCGAGAAAAACCCGTTGGTGAAAGATTTAGGGAACTCAATGCAGAGTATGAAACGTACGATTCTTCAATCGGTTGATAATCTGATCGTATCGTTAAATACTCAGATACGCAGTATTCGCCAACAGGAAGCAACAACAACTCAACAGTTGGCTTCTAATCCGAGTCAGGCCAAATACTTGTTATCGGTAGAACGTCAACAAAAAGTAAAGGAAGAGTTATACCTATATTTGCTCCAGAAGCGTGAAGAGAATGAACTGTCACAAGCGTTTACCGCTTATAATACGCGAATGATTACAGCTCCACGTGGCAGTGCTTTACCAACGGCACCAAATAAGAAAAACATTTTATTGGTGGCTCTTGCTCTCGGGCTTTTAGTACCGGCAGTTATTATCTTTATGCAAGAAAACATGAACACCAAGGTTCGGGGTAAGAAAGATTTGGAGAATTTGAGTGTGCCCTATTTGGGTGAAATACCGTTATATTTCCGAAACAAAAAAAAGAAGAATAAATTTTCGGAATATGCAATTGTGGTGGAAGAGGGTAACCGGAATATTATCAACGAAGCTTTTCGTGTGCTTCGCTCCAACGTGGACTTTATGAAAAGCAAGAATACCGAGCAGAAAGTATTTATAGAAACCTCTTTTAATCCGGGTAGTGGAAAAAGTTTTCTGTCCATGAACATCGCCATGAGTTTTGCCATTAAGGGAAAAAAAGTATTGGTGATAGACGGGGACTTGCGACATGGAACGGTTTCGGCTTATGTAGGGTCGCCTAAGAAAGGTTTAAGTGACTACTTGGGAAACAAGGAAGTCGTTTGGAACGAGTTGCTTGTGATAGACAAAAAGTATCCTAATCTGCATATAATTCCAGTAGGAACCATTCCTCCTAATCCGACGGAATTGTTGGAGGATGGAAGTCTGGCAACCTTGATGCAAGACTTACGCGATGAGTATGACTATATCTTTATTGATTGCCCGCCGATTGATATTGTGGCAGATACACAAATAATCGAGCAATATGCCGACCGGACACTCTTTGTGGTACGGGCGGGATTATTGGACCGCTCACTGTTACCTGAATTGGAAAGTATTTATCAAGAAAAGCGGTTCAAAAACCTTTCGGTGATATTGAATGGTACGGAAAGTACAGGTGGACGCTATGGTTACCGCTATGGTTACCACAATGGGTATGACTCTTATTACGGCAACACAAAATAG
- a CDS encoding tyrosine-protein phosphatase, translating to MCFFRQKKVLAESGFFRGFTDCHSHLLPGVDDGVKTLEESLAILEEMERLGVRKVWLTPHIMEDIPNETVDLQQKFQELKQMYHGKIELALAAEYMMDNLFEERLEKDDLLPFEEGKHYLLVETSYFNPPMGLLSILQRIQKKGYHPLLAHPERYEYMQMMDYKTLKKNQISFQLNIPSLVGMYGKHIEKKAKILLKAGMYDLGGNDVHSLIFYVTTCKQKIDNLSFLKNVCKI from the coding sequence ATGTGTTTTTTCCGACAGAAAAAAGTATTAGCGGAAAGCGGTTTTTTCCGTGGTTTCACTGATTGCCACAGCCATCTTCTTCCCGGGGTAGATGATGGGGTGAAAACGTTGGAAGAGTCGTTGGCGATATTGGAAGAAATGGAACGTTTAGGCGTTCGTAAGGTTTGGCTTACCCCCCATATAATGGAAGACATACCCAATGAAACAGTGGATCTGCAACAGAAGTTCCAAGAATTAAAGCAAATGTATCATGGAAAGATCGAATTGGCTTTGGCAGCGGAATATATGATGGATAACCTTTTTGAGGAACGGTTGGAAAAGGATGACTTGTTACCCTTTGAGGAAGGAAAACATTATCTGTTAGTGGAAACCTCTTATTTCAATCCACCAATGGGATTACTGTCTATTTTGCAACGCATCCAAAAGAAAGGTTATCATCCTTTGTTGGCCCATCCGGAACGATATGAGTATATGCAAATGATGGATTATAAAACGTTAAAAAAGAACCAAATTTCTTTTCAATTAAATATACCGTCATTAGTCGGAATGTATGGTAAGCACATAGAGAAGAAAGCGAAGATATTATTAAAAGCAGGAATGTATGATTTAGGAGGAAATGATGTTCACTCCCTTATTTTTTATGTGACAACTTGTAAGCAAAAAATAGACAATCTGTCTTTCTTGAAAAATGTGTGTAAAATATAG
- the wecC gene encoding UDP-N-acetyl-D-mannosamine dehydrogenase encodes MKACFMGLGYIGLPTAIIAAKHGIQITGVDINPHVVKMTNAGHLHIIEPGMEEMLQEVVKAGMLKASVTPEVSDAYFMVVPTPFKGNHEPDVSYVEAATRAVLPLLKEGDLYVIESTSPVGTTEAMARIIFGERPELESKIFIAYCPERVLPGNVIYELVHNDRVIGGLNPESTEKAIAFYSQFVQGTLHKTNCRTAEMCKLTENSSRDVQIAFANELSLICDKAGINVWELINLANKHPRVNILQPGCGVGGHCIAVDPYFITADFPAESKLISDARDINNYKSFWCAEKVKNAMLKFELKNHRKPVIAMMGLAFKPNIDDLRESPAKYITTKVMQSCNNADILVVEPNVKEHNVFKLTNYCEAYDKADIVVFLTAHNEFKELSWRKDKMILDFCGIFKK; translated from the coding sequence ATGAAAGCATGTTTCATGGGCTTGGGTTACATCGGACTACCTACAGCCATTATTGCCGCAAAGCACGGCATTCAAATAACAGGAGTTGACATTAATCCTCATGTAGTGAAAATGACCAATGCGGGACATTTGCACATCATTGAACCCGGCATGGAGGAAATGTTACAGGAAGTAGTGAAAGCTGGCATGTTGAAGGCTTCGGTTACACCGGAAGTCAGCGATGCATACTTCATGGTGGTCCCAACCCCGTTCAAGGGAAACCACGAGCCGGATGTGAGTTACGTGGAAGCGGCTACACGTGCCGTATTGCCGTTACTGAAAGAAGGGGATCTTTATGTAATAGAATCCACTTCACCTGTAGGAACTACAGAGGCTATGGCACGCATCATTTTTGGTGAACGTCCGGAATTGGAAAGTAAGATTTTCATAGCCTATTGCCCGGAGCGTGTATTGCCAGGTAATGTGATCTATGAATTGGTACACAACGATCGGGTCATCGGTGGTTTGAATCCTGAATCTACCGAAAAGGCAATAGCATTCTATTCGCAATTTGTGCAGGGCACACTTCACAAGACTAACTGCCGTACAGCGGAAATGTGTAAGCTGACGGAGAACTCCAGTCGCGATGTACAGATAGCTTTTGCCAATGAACTTTCGCTTATCTGCGACAAGGCTGGTATCAATGTTTGGGAACTTATTAACCTTGCCAACAAGCATCCGCGTGTAAATATCCTGCAACCCGGTTGCGGTGTAGGAGGTCATTGTATTGCGGTAGATCCATACTTTATCACTGCTGATTTCCCGGCAGAAAGCAAGTTAATCAGCGATGCACGTGATATTAACAACTACAAGAGTTTCTGGTGTGCTGAAAAGGTGAAGAACGCCATGTTGAAGTTTGAGTTGAAGAATCATCGTAAACCAGTTATAGCCATGATGGGATTGGCATTCAAACCAAATATTGACGATTTGCGTGAAAGTCCGGCGAAGTATATTACCACGAAAGTGATGCAGAGCTGCAACAATGCCGACATTTTGGTCGTAGAACCGAATGTAAAAGAGCACAACGTGTTTAAGCTGACTAACTACTGCGAAGCCTACGACAAGGCAGACATCGTGGTGTTCCTTACGGCTCACAACGAGTTTAAAGAGCTATCTTGGAGGAAGGATAAAATGATATTGGACTTTTGTGGAATATTCAAGAAATAA
- a CDS encoding lipopolysaccharide biosynthesis protein, whose protein sequence is MKGLSFIKSSSGRTQKAQKNILGMLLIKICNIIINLAYVPLLINSLNQDRYGIWLTITTIVSWIAFFDIGLGNGLRNKLAESIACKDEINARKYVSTTYGAMGILCFLFFIIEACIVPFCNWNSLLNAHSIPNGELTLLMLWVLSSLAFQMLLKLLNSVLYALQKPALSSLILMLSQLFAFIGIFIYTNVCNEVSLLKLGMIISMAPVVVLMIFSLILFRKMIPQYMPTPSFFERSKIKEIVILGSKFFWIQLTTLLLFQSNNLIIAHTCGNTSVAEYNIAYKYIGLIEMAFMIIMTPFWSAATDAYARKDYQWIKGILKKLQFISYIMIAAGGVLILLSDFVYKWWLSSTIKPDKSLMFLLLLYFCIQLSWARYGSIINGIGCVKLQFYITMIEAFVHIPLALLLGTYWGVKGVIISLIISTFANTIWPKIQIKNIFLGKRSIWVK, encoded by the coding sequence ATGAAAGGGTTGAGTTTTATTAAGTCATCTTCAGGCAGAACTCAAAAGGCACAAAAGAATATTTTGGGGATGTTGCTCATAAAAATTTGCAACATCATTATTAATTTGGCTTATGTTCCATTGTTGATTAATAGTTTGAATCAAGATAGATATGGAATATGGTTGACAATTACTACAATTGTTTCTTGGATTGCATTTTTTGACATTGGGTTAGGTAATGGTCTGAGAAATAAATTGGCGGAATCAATTGCTTGTAAAGATGAAATAAATGCTCGAAAATATGTGAGTACTACTTATGGTGCAATGGGAATCTTATGTTTCTTGTTCTTTATCATAGAGGCCTGCATTGTTCCATTTTGCAATTGGAATAGTCTGCTAAACGCTCATTCGATTCCTAATGGTGAACTTACATTATTAATGTTATGGGTTCTTTCAAGTTTAGCATTTCAAATGCTACTAAAACTTCTAAATTCTGTATTGTACGCTTTACAAAAGCCGGCATTATCCTCATTGATATTGATGCTTAGTCAATTGTTCGCTTTCATTGGAATTTTTATTTATACAAATGTTTGCAATGAAGTTTCTCTTTTGAAATTGGGAATGATTATATCAATGGCTCCAGTCGTTGTATTGATGATTTTTTCATTGATACTGTTTAGAAAAATGATACCCCAATATATGCCAACCCCCTCTTTCTTTGAGCGTTCTAAAATAAAAGAGATTGTTATTCTTGGGAGTAAATTCTTTTGGATTCAATTGACGACTTTATTATTATTTCAGTCAAACAACTTGATAATCGCCCATACTTGTGGAAATACTTCTGTGGCTGAGTATAATATTGCCTACAAATACATTGGTTTGATAGAGATGGCCTTTATGATTATCATGACTCCTTTTTGGTCTGCTGCCACTGATGCTTATGCGAGAAAGGATTATCAATGGATTAAAGGAATATTAAAAAAACTACAATTCATTTCATATATAATGATTGCCGCTGGAGGAGTTTTGATTTTATTATCAGATTTTGTATACAAATGGTGGTTATCATCAACTATCAAACCCGATAAATCATTAATGTTTCTTCTATTATTGTATTTCTGCATCCAATTATCATGGGCTAGATATGGGAGCATAATCAATGGTATTGGGTGTGTAAAGCTCCAATTCTATATTACAATGATAGAGGCTTTTGTGCATATTCCATTGGCTTTATTGCTTGGTACTTATTGGGGTGTAAAAGGAGTAATTATTTCACTTATTATATCAACATTTGCCAATACTATTTGGCCTAAGATACAGATCAAAAATATTTTTTTAGGAAAACGAAGTATATGGGTAAAGTAA
- a CDS encoding glycosyltransferase, producing the protein MNIGIICKYPIPYGMAATTRIFSYSKGLLECGDKVDVWSIAPNNFNANNNNEGVFNGISYFYSFRSKRFSNKLFHAYEMIYSLFILGVKLHKRDKIRRYDVFIISSDSLICLLYMRVLNILFKRKLIFIFDEYPTPIRGKLKNKIPFWKEVIYRVILSKYSGYISMTENLLKYYKKITDNPGIIISSITDVNRFHNIIKKPINKTKKLIYMGNMELSKDNVDNILYALSILLRDNYDVHLYLFGKPNLKDKSILERIIEQEGLANNTSFRFAQYNDVPKILSEADILVSSQPVTVRADGGFPTKLGEYLMSGTPVLSTNVGETSKYFKDGEHMYFAKPESPLDYANKLKYIIDNYEKALAVAKKGKMLIEQSYSHISAGEKMHKFLKSL; encoded by the coding sequence ATGAATATTGGCATTATTTGTAAATACCCTATTCCGTATGGAATGGCAGCCACAACACGTATCTTCTCATATTCTAAGGGCTTATTAGAATGTGGTGATAAAGTTGATGTATGGTCAATTGCACCTAATAATTTTAACGCGAATAATAATAATGAAGGCGTTTTTAATGGTATATCATATTTTTATTCATTCAGAAGCAAACGATTTAGTAATAAGCTATTCCATGCATATGAAATGATTTATTCTCTTTTTATCTTAGGTGTAAAATTACATAAAAGAGATAAAATTAGAAGATATGACGTGTTTATTATAAGCTCAGATAGTCTCATTTGCCTGCTGTATATGAGGGTATTAAATATATTATTTAAGAGAAAACTTATTTTTATTTTTGATGAGTATCCAACACCTATTAGAGGTAAATTAAAGAATAAAATACCATTTTGGAAAGAAGTGATTTATCGTGTTATTTTAAGTAAATATTCAGGATATATTTCCATGACCGAAAATTTATTGAAATATTATAAAAAAATCACAGACAATCCAGGTATTATAATTTCATCCATTACCGATGTCAATCGATTCCATAATATAATAAAAAAGCCTATAAATAAAACTAAGAAATTAATTTATATGGGAAATATGGAATTATCAAAAGATAATGTAGACAATATTTTGTACGCTTTATCTATCTTGCTAAGAGATAATTATGATGTTCATTTGTATCTTTTTGGAAAACCAAATTTAAAAGATAAATCTATATTGGAAAGGATTATTGAGCAAGAGGGATTAGCAAACAACACAAGTTTTAGATTTGCTCAATATAATGATGTTCCAAAGATTCTATCAGAAGCAGACATTTTAGTTTCCTCCCAACCTGTGACTGTTCGTGCAGACGGAGGATTCCCAACTAAATTGGGAGAATATTTAATGTCGGGTACTCCTGTATTATCAACCAATGTTGGAGAAACATCAAAATACTTTAAGGATGGCGAACATATGTATTTTGCAAAACCAGAATCGCCATTGGATTATGCTAACAAGCTCAAATATATCATAGATAATTATGAGAAAGCATTAGCTGTTGCTAAAAAAGGGAAAATGCTAATAGAGCAATCGTATTCTCATATATCTGCTGGAGAAAAGATGCATAAATTTTTAAAATCATTATAA
- a CDS encoding polysaccharide biosynthesis protein — MSVFKDKVLLITGGTGSFGNAVLRRFLDSDIKEIRIFSRDEKKQDDMRHRLQNSKVKFYIGNVRNKTSVDIAMRGVDYVFAAAALKQVPSCEFFPMEATRTNVLGTGNVLLSAIEHGVKNVVVLSTDKAAYPINAMGISKALMEKVAIAKGRELGEGAATTICCTRYGNVMASRGSVIPLWVEQMIEGNPITITDPNMTRFMMTLDDAVDLVIYAFTHGHNGDLFVQKAPAATLETLATALKEIYSKVDPKYGDTEVRVIGTRHGEKLYETLVTREEMAKAIDMGNYYRIPCDNRDLNYDKFFSEGDEVVSRIEDYHSHNTQRLDVEGMKKQLMRLRFIQEDLGLIEKAKAREIRSE, encoded by the coding sequence ATGTCAGTATTCAAAGACAAAGTCCTGTTAATTACAGGCGGTACGGGTTCCTTTGGGAATGCTGTGCTACGTCGTTTTCTTGACAGCGACATCAAGGAAATCAGAATTTTCAGTCGTGATGAGAAGAAGCAGGACGATATGCGTCACCGCTTGCAGAATTCTAAGGTGAAGTTCTATATCGGTAATGTCCGCAACAAGACTTCTGTAGATATTGCTATGCGTGGTGTTGACTACGTTTTTGCCGCCGCCGCTCTCAAGCAGGTGCCGAGTTGTGAGTTTTTCCCTATGGAGGCTACTCGCACTAATGTTCTCGGTACTGGAAACGTTCTTCTTTCTGCTATCGAGCATGGGGTAAAAAATGTTGTGGTCCTTTCTACTGATAAGGCAGCTTATCCTATCAATGCTATGGGTATCAGCAAAGCACTTATGGAGAAGGTTGCGATTGCTAAGGGTCGTGAACTTGGCGAGGGTGCGGCTACTACCATTTGTTGTACTCGTTATGGTAACGTTATGGCAAGCCGCGGTTCTGTTATCCCTTTGTGGGTTGAGCAGATGATAGAGGGTAATCCTATTACTATCACTGATCCGAATATGACCCGCTTTATGATGACTCTTGATGATGCTGTTGACTTGGTTATATACGCGTTTACCCATGGTCATAATGGTGATCTTTTTGTCCAAAAGGCTCCTGCCGCTACTTTGGAGACTCTTGCTACCGCACTGAAGGAAATATATTCTAAGGTTGATCCGAAATATGGAGATACTGAGGTTCGCGTTATTGGTACTCGCCACGGTGAGAAACTTTATGAGACTCTTGTCACTCGCGAGGAGATGGCTAAGGCTATTGATATGGGCAATTATTACCGTATTCCTTGTGATAACCGTGACTTAAATTATGACAAGTTCTTCTCTGAGGGTGATGAGGTGGTTTCTCGTATTGAGGATTATCATAGCCACAATACTCAGCGCCTTGATGTTGAGGGTATGAAGAAGCAGTTGATGCGTCTGCGCTTTATTCAGGAGGATTTGGGCTTGATTGAGAAGGCAAAGGCGCGCGAAATCCGTTCCGAATAG